Proteins from one Bradyrhizobium roseum genomic window:
- a CDS encoding helix-turn-helix domain-containing protein, with translation MRRLRAARGLSQEALAHESGLNRTYLSGVERSERNVSIDNVARIANGLGIEPWKLLKDD, from the coding sequence ATGCGTCGGCTTCGGGCTGCGCGTGGTCTGAGTCAGGAAGCGCTCGCGCATGAGAGTGGACTGAACAGGACCTATCTCAGCGGGGTGGAGCGTTCCGAAAGGAATGTGTCGATCGATAACGTGGCGCGGATTGCTAATGGCCTCGGGATCGAGCCTTGGAAGTTGCTTAAGGACGACTGA
- a CDS encoding TIR domain-containing protein: protein MTSSYDKNELVNALLGKPMAPTTESAFGSGLTAPFGSGLLSPFLAPTPPPSNGLAGLVNAFAPSSPSIDAGSGLLGAYGLSTPSTTPNPFAPFLTPAPAPPPAPPRWPLPRLADLVAPPVAPPRPAPTYAPATIKRKGFFSFHYADIMRVNNVRQSWKINCPGREDKRQFFDRSLWESVQRKNPEGLKNLIRTGMTHASVVCVLVGTETWVRPWVRYEIARSVIDKKGLLAVHLNSLRHHQRQAPDTHGDNPLDYMAVGCPKQAGAYYLYERVARQVVQYGQVTWEWQWEKYSKYISPVSLPKYMQANPPKVGFVVLISDVTATYDYVAEEGHKNIGAWIDTAALRAGR, encoded by the coding sequence ATGACAAGCTCCTATGACAAGAATGAGCTGGTGAATGCGCTGCTCGGCAAGCCGATGGCGCCGACCACGGAATCGGCGTTCGGCTCGGGTCTCACTGCTCCTTTCGGTTCGGGCCTCCTCTCACCGTTCCTTGCGCCAACGCCGCCGCCGTCAAACGGTCTGGCTGGCCTGGTAAACGCTTTCGCGCCGTCGTCACCTTCCATCGATGCCGGATCGGGCCTGCTCGGCGCCTATGGGCTATCGACGCCCTCGACCACGCCGAACCCGTTCGCGCCCTTTCTCACCCCTGCCCCGGCCCCCCCGCCAGCGCCGCCTCGTTGGCCCCTGCCCCGGCTCGCCGACCTGGTTGCACCACCTGTGGCGCCTCCAAGGCCGGCACCGACGTACGCGCCGGCCACGATCAAGCGGAAGGGCTTTTTCTCCTTCCACTACGCCGACATCATGCGCGTCAACAACGTGCGCCAGTCTTGGAAGATCAATTGCCCCGGCCGTGAGGACAAACGGCAGTTCTTCGACCGCAGCCTGTGGGAGTCGGTCCAGCGCAAGAACCCGGAAGGTCTCAAGAACCTGATTCGGACCGGCATGACCCACGCCTCCGTGGTCTGCGTGCTGGTAGGCACCGAGACTTGGGTGCGGCCGTGGGTCAGGTACGAAATCGCACGCTCTGTTATCGACAAGAAAGGCTTGCTGGCCGTCCACCTCAACAGCCTGCGGCATCATCAGCGCCAAGCCCCAGATACGCACGGAGATAACCCGCTTGACTACATGGCTGTGGGGTGTCCGAAGCAGGCTGGCGCGTACTACCTCTATGAACGAGTAGCGCGGCAGGTCGTGCAATATGGGCAGGTTACCTGGGAGTGGCAGTGGGAGAAGTACAGCAAGTACATCTCACCCGTATCTTTGCCGAAATACATGCAGGCAAACCCGCCGAAGGTGGGTTTTGTGGTACTAATTTCCGACGTCACGGCCACCTATGACTACGTTGCTGAGGAAGGCCATAAGAACATCGGCGCCTGGATCGATACGGCGGCTCTGCGGGCGGGCCGCTAA